The following is a genomic window from Methanocaldococcus sp..
TTTAAAAAAGATAATAAGATTATTCCTACAATTAAGTTGTTGTTAAAATTTCTACCTAACAAAAATTTAGTTGTAGTTGATAGAGGGGCAATAAGATTTTTAATAAAAGGGGCAGATGTAATGGCTCCAGGAATAGTAGATGCAAATGAAGATATTAAAGAAGGAGATTTTGTATTTGTTGTAGATGAAGAACATAAAAAGCCAATATGTGTAGGAATTGCTTTAATGGATGGAAAAACAATGAAAGAATCTAATGAAGGTAGAGCCATTAAGAATCTTCACTATGTAGGAGATAAGATATGGAAATTTATGGGATAAAATGGATGATAAAAAGTATATATTATTTTTGTCTTTTGCTTTAATTTTATCATCGTTGTTGATCTATTTTTTGCATTTTTTAATATTTAGAGATATTAAGCATTTATTAAGTTATTTTTTGCTACATTTAGCATTTGTTCCTATTGATGTTTTAATTGTAACAATAGTCATTGAAAGAATTTTAGAGCATAGAGACAAAATAAACAAATTAAAAAAACTTAATATGCTTATAGGTGCATTCTTTAATACAGTTGGCGAAGATTTATTAAAAATTATCTTAAAGGCAGATAAAGGAAATATAAAAAGTATTTTAAAAATATCAAATGAATGGGATAACAAAAAATATGAAAAAATAAAAAAACTCTTAAAAAATTATAACTATGACATAG
Proteins encoded in this region:
- a CDS encoding RNA-binding protein, whose amino-acid sequence is MNIKRRYCLSKKDIKNLKKELNEFFENLDDIIPKKSKVEVVITDNFDIILVDREPIAFKKDNKIIPTIKLLLKFLPNKNLVVVDRGAIRFLIKGADVMAPGIVDANEDIKEGDFVFVVDEEHKKPICVGIALMDGKTMKESNEGRAIKNLHYVGDKIWKFMG